Proteins co-encoded in one Chroicocephalus ridibundus chromosome 6, bChrRid1.1, whole genome shotgun sequence genomic window:
- the SPHKAP gene encoding A-kinase anchor protein SPHKAP isoform X5: MHEVPEHQGSSTDSSASSLGSSVTACKKILCSNSLLESTDYWLQNQRTPCQIGFLEDKSESNCASVCFVNLDANRDDCSDEQVKQRLISVSPNLPKLISSMNVQPPKENEIVLLSGLASGNLQADYEVPQCPWLADVCLVQCARGDRKNSASCIIFEINKFLIGLELVQEKQLQLEAHVLKPEDDTNCSVSSIEEDFLTASEHLEDDNEGDEYKTGHEKISVSEASSDVKKNKGKGSENLHYRKARLPLIPEGNCVSKDNAATRLSESVNVVSEDGISQPEDKSDQEIPWQKELAGKATSSFSTTNLTSEVGNSCSAHVLEDVSLTKMANGELRPLHDPTAKHDSQTDGEDCAGIGKMDPPSQDEQVTTGQYATNLAETVLQDAFIRLSQSQPTFSEEAAVSISVGSSCKSEDVSVSRSWNELPKIVIVQSPDSSENVSDWPGSAFPNLCHWTESESSAEVSDYFEEEHSNGHGQSALEVALACAATVIGTISSPQAAEKFKRDQEATDSKSGGVDNEELPTVSSQLLDDCAGTEYSFPSALCGMTQVASAVAVCGLGETKEEKYPATSSGLLSAAQTSAAITLHCSIAIGSSMEKLNDSIAEALLKETSIILTKPNTYKNVGHFMESINGKIIETAARPRIPHTDEAIRDELAQNLSNIILRHSIEEVRKKKQLHPRSENGSSTQDIFMETANKLLFNVIYFTCKKMNDIRQVEECSPLFSEVTKAEKVTRAEGWSTQAITHGTSPSSLDHSAVKPFGTSYSTSTSKDLGNITNTSKSNMKDVNSKEGATLNSEPTSRHNALVAKTSPKKRYLKRTTRDCYKSPNQSNNHQKKKDYRSFSDRENTFANNECRHGVQEQLSSSATMNAENQAKHKCDAVLNNDVQVSLSLLGNHVLLPSQPVLQVKHSRDKYCITDFAEELAETVVSMATEIAAICLENSNGKQPWFCAWKRGNEYLVTQSLSCRTMKRKKETHTNGSVVRKHRAPRLSEIKRKTDEHPELKERLMNRVVDESINLEDTPDSVNIFANEVAAKIMNLTELSMVDSLWQGPNHPRNRLHCDRWSRAKASSCESIPEEDLDSKASFNTLGLINAFGQPVSQTSSVSKQSSCESITDEFSRFMVNQMENEGRGFDLLLDYYAGKNANNILTSALQQVAKKNGHLNVRPSCPSKQSSTESITEEFYRYMLREIEKENKDNASSPRNSKDWCGSLLSPTLRSPFCFRQSSVPDSRLSGSRLTVNVPVKANSLDGFAHHHQDSLSVQPVSTVASSGLCKSDSCLYQRCKTDQITDMLIHETWASSIESLMRKNKIIAGEAEAEEADQFHSDSPPHVEQYANRLAANIVESGKNSIVVQQDSFDYTSREHMLESKHPQSTTPIQSKPKSDGVNLNEKKEHMKSPGCLPAGQHREVPLIQIETDQRDEPDKDTESLTSWGPSGKEHQGKEKPPEAFDGKHAVSSSLLNSNSPQSKPDAEIIGETKTAEEFPNHLSSSEESTGSWSQLANDEDNPDDTSSYLQLSERSLSNGNSSTTSSLGIMDLEIYQENVPSSPMINELVEEKVFLKEQTENTEESTTGLSVGTANCQKDLLVINFDLEPECPDAELRATLQWIAASELGIPTIYFKKSQENRIEKFLDVVELVRRKSWKVGDIFHAVVQYCKLSEEGREVTPSLFDWLLELG, translated from the exons ATTCTCTGCAGTAACAGTCTGCTAGAATCAACAGACTACTGGCTGCAGAATCAGAGGACACCATGCCAAATTGGCTTTCTGGAAGACAAGTCAGAAAGCAACTGTGCCTCA GTTTGTTTTGTGAATTTAGATGCAAACAGAGATGACTGCAGTGACGAGCAAGTGAAACAG AGATTGATCAGCGTCTCTCCAAATCTCCCCAAACTCATCAGTTCGATGAACGTACAGCcaccaaaggaaaatgaaatagtCCTGCTGAGTGGATTAGCATCAGGAAACCTTCAGGCCGATTATGAAGTTCCCCAG TGTCCTTGGCTGGCAGATGTCTGCTTGGTTCAGTGTGCGAGGGGGGACAGGAAAAACAGCGCAAGCTGCATCATTTTTGAAATAAACAAGTTTCTGATTGGACTTGAGCTCGTTCAGGAGAAACAGCTGCAGCTAGAAGCTCATGTCTTAAAGCCCGAGGATGACACAAACTGCTCAGTGTCCTCAATAGAAGAAGATTTCCTCACAGCATCTGAGCACCTCGAGGATGACAACGAGGGTGATGAATATAAAACTG gtcATGAAAAAATAAGCGTTTCTGAGGCATCTTCagatgtcaaaaaaaataaaggaaagggaTCTGAAAATCTCCACTACAGAAAAGCCAGGTTGCCATTAATTCCTGAAGGGAACTGCGTTAGTAAAGATAATGCAGCTACTAGACTCTCTGAATCTGTGAATGTTGTGTCTGAAGATGGCATCTCACAACCTGAAGATAAGTCAGACCAGGAAATACCGTGGCAGAAGGAATTAGCTGGAAAAGCTACTTCATCTTTTAGTACCACCAATTTGACTAGTGAGGTTGGAAATTCCTGCTCAGCACATGTGTTAGAAGATGTATCTTTAACCAAAATGGCTAACGGGGAGCTGAGGCCTCTGCATGACCCAACAGCAAAGCACGACAGTCAGACAGATGGAGAGGACTGCGCAGGTATCGGGAAAATGGATCCTCCCTCTCAAGATGAGCAGGTGACTACAGGTCAATATGCCACAAATTTAGCAGAAACTGTTCTGCAAGATGCATTCATTAGACTGTCACAGTCTCAACCCACTTTTAGTGAGGAGGCTGCAGTCAGCATCTCCGTAGGAAGCTCCTGTAAGTCAGAAGATGTATCTGTTTCCCGATCGTGGAATGAACTTCCAAAGATCGTCATAGTGCAAAGTCCAGACAGTTCTGAGAATGTATCTGACTGGCCCGGGTCTGCCTTCCCCAACCTGTGCCACTGGACTGAATCAGAAAGTTCTGCTGAAGTTTCAGATTACTTTGAGGAAGAACATTCAAATGGACATGGCCAGAGCGCACTGGAAGTGGCTCTGGCTTGTGCAGCCACTGTTATTGGAACCATTTCCAGTCCCCAGGCTGCAGAAAAATTCAAAAGGGATCAAGAAGCCACAGACTCTAAAAGCGGAGGGGTTGATAATGAAGAGCTACCCACAGTATCTTCACAGCTACTTGATGACTGCGCTGGCACAGAATATTCATTTCCATCTGCGCTGTGTGGCATGACTCAAGTAGCAAGTGCTGTAGCTGTCTGCGGTCTGGGGGAAACGAAGGAAGAGAAGTACCCTGCAACTTCGAGTGGACTTCTGTCTGCTGCTCAGACTTCTGCAGCCATTACTCTTCATTGTAGCATAGCTATAGGAAGTAGCATGGAGAAGCTAAATGACAGCATTGCAGAGGCACTTCTCAAAGAGACATCAATAATTTTGACAAAACCCAACACATACAAAAATGTAGGGCATTTTATGGAATCcataaatggaaaaattattgaaacagcagcaaggccacGGATTCCACACACTGATGAAGCAATCAGGGATGAGCTTGCACAAAACTTATCCAACATTATTCTACGACATTCTATTGAAGAGGTTAGGAAGAAGAAACAGCTACACCCCCGTTCAGAAAACGGCTCAAGCACACAAGATATTTTCATGGAGACTGCAAACAAGTTGCTTTTTAACGTAATATATTTCACTTGCAAGAAGATGAACGACATAAGACAAGTTGAAGagtgttctcctctcttttccgaggtcacaaaagcagagaaagtaaCAAGAGCAGAAGGATGGTCAACACAAGCAATTACACACGGAACTTCACCCAGCTCCCTTGATCACTCTGCTGTTAAGCCATTTGGTACATCCTACAGCACAAGCACTAGCAAAGATCTTGGAAACATCACGAACACTAGTAAAAGTAATATGAAAGATGTAAATAGCAAGGAAGGTGCCACACTGAATTCAGAACCAACAAGTAGGCATAACGCGCTTGTTGCGAAAACTTCTCCCAAGAAAAGATACCTGAAAAGAACCACGCGAGACTGTTACAAATCCCCAAATCAGAGTAACAATCATCAGAAGAAGAAAGACTACAGATCATTTTCAGACAGAGAAAATACCTTTGCAAACAACGAATGCAGGCATGGTGTTCAAGAGCAGCTGTCTTCCAGTGCCACCATGAATGCAGAAAACCAGGCCAAGCATAAGTGTGATGCCGTGCTAAATAACGACGTTCAGGTTAGCTTGTCTTTATTAGGAAACCATGTCTTGCTTCCTTCTCAGCCTGTGCTACAGGTGAAACATTCAAGGGACAAATACTGTATAACGGATTTTGCAGAAGAATTGGCAGAAACAGTTGTCTCTATGGCAACAGAAATAGCTGCCATTTGTCTTGAAAATTCAAATGGAAAGCAACCATGGTTCTGTGCATGGAAGAGAGGCAATGAGTATCTGGTGACCCAGAGTTTATCATGCAGAAccatgaaaaggaagaaggaaacccACACTAATGGTTCAGTTGTTCGGAAGCACAGGGCACCTAGACTCAGTgagatcaaaagaaaaacagatgagcACCCTGAGCTAAAGGAAAGATTGATGAATCGAGTAGTAGATGAATCTATAAACCTTGAGGACACGCCAGATTCAGTCAATATCTTTGCAAATGAAGTGGCTGCCAAAATCATGAACCTCACCGAACTCTCCATGGTTGACAGCCTCTGGCAAGGTCCAAACCACCCCAGGAACAGGCTGCACTGTGACAGATGGAGCCGAGCCAAGGCCTCAAGCTGTGAGAGCATACCGGAGGAGGACTTGGATTCCAAAGCCTCTTTCAATACCCTCGGCCTAATAAACGCCTTTGGTCAGCCTGTAAGCCAGACAAGTTCTGTCTCAAAGCAGTCTAGCTGTGAAAGCATTACAGATGAATTTTCAAGATTTATGGTGAACCAGATGGAAAACGAAGGAAGAGGTTTTGATTTGTTACTTGATTACTatgcaggaaaaaatgcaaacaacatCTTAACTTCTGCTTTACAACAGGTAGCCAAGAAAAATGGTCATCTTAACGTAAGGCCAAGTTGCCCATCCAAACAGTCCAGTACAGAAAGCATAACAGAAGAATTTTATAGGTATATGttaagagaaatagaaaaagaaaataaagataatgcATCTTCCCCTCGGAATTCAAAGGACTGGTGCGGCAGTTTGCTATCACCCACCCTACGATCACCTTTTTGCTTTAGGCAGTCGTCAGTGCCTGACAGCAGATTATCAGGCTCTAGGCTAACAGTTAACGTCCCAGTTAAGGCAAATTCATTAGATGGATTTGCCCACCATCACCAAGATTCCTTAAGTGTACAGCCAGTCAGTACTGTGGCTTCTTCAGGTCTTTGCAAGTCTGACTCATGCCTGTACCAAAGATGCAAGACCGACCAGATAACAGATATGTTGATTCACGAGACGTGGGCAAGTTCTATTGAGTCTCTAATGCGCAAGAACAAGATCATAGCAGGTGAGGCAGAGGCTGAAGAGGCAGACCAGTTTCACAGTGATTCCCCACCACATGTGGAACAATATGCAAACAGACTGGCTGCAAATATCGTTGAAAGTGGTAAAAATTCGATTGTTGTCCAGCAGGATTCCTTTGATTATACAAGCCGAGAACACATGCTGGAAAGCAAACATCCCCAAAGCACAACTCCGATTCAATCAAAACCCAAAAGCGACGGAGTAAATTTGAATGAGAAAAAAGAGCATATGAAGAGCCCTGGATGCCTCCCTGCAGGTCAGCACAGGGAAGTGCCTTTAATTCAGATAGAAACCGATCAACGAGATGAGCCAGATAAAGACACAGAGTCCTTAACTTCATGGGGTCCTTCTGGAAAGGAGCATCAAGGCAAAGAAAAGCCTCCAGAAGCTTTTGATGGGAAACATGCGGTTTCCAGTTCCCTACTAAATAG CAACAGTCCTCAGAGCAAACCAGATGCTGAAATCATAGGCGAGacaaaaacagctgaagaatTTCCAAACCAtctcagcagcagtgaagaaagcACTGGCAGCTGGTCCCAGCTAGCTAATGATGAGGACAATCCTGACGACACAAGTAGCTACTTGCAACTCAGCGAGCGATCCCTGAG CAATGGCAACAGCAGTACAACTAGCAGTCTTGGCATTATGGACCTGGAAATTTATCAGGAGAACGTGCCATCTTCTCCTATGATTAA TGAATTAGTagaagaaaaggttttccttaaagaacagacagaaaatacagagG aaagtaCTACTGGGCTTTCGGTGGGAACAGCCAATTGTCAAAAGGACCTACTGGTGATAAACTTTGATCTGGAACCAGAGTGCCCCGATGCAGAGCTGCGAGCCACCCTGCAGTGGATAGCCGCTTCTGAACTTGGAATTCCGACCATCTATTTTAAGAAATCTCAGGAAAACAGAATTGAAAAG tttttagaTGTTGTGGAATTAGTTCGACGGAAATCCTGGAAAGTGGGGGATATCTTTCACGCCGTGGTGCAGTACTGCAAGCTCAGTGAGGAAGGCCGAGAGGTGACGCCCAGCCTGTTTGACTGGCTCCTCGAATTGGGTTAA
- the SPHKAP gene encoding A-kinase anchor protein SPHKAP isoform X4 → MGCPTAMKSSAPRFLPILPGRPKSMASACCNFEAPLMHEVPEHQGSSTDSSASSLGSSVTACKKILCSNSLLESTDYWLQNQRTPCQIGFLEDKSESNCASVCFVNLDANRDDCSDEQVKQRLISVSPNLPKLISSMNVQPPKENEIVLLSGLASGNLQADYEVPQCPWLADVCLVQCARGDRKNSASCIIFEINKFLIGLELVQEKQLQLEAHVLKPEDDTNCSVSSIEEDFLTASEHLEDDNEGDEYKTGHEKISVSEASSDVKKNKGKGSENLHYRKARLPLIPEGNCVSKDNAATRLSESVNVVSEDGISQPEDKSDQEIPWQKELAGKATSSFSTTNLTSEVGNSCSAHVLEDVSLTKMANGELRPLHDPTAKHDSQTDGEDCAGIGKMDPPSQDEQVTTGQYATNLAETVLQDAFIRLSQSQPTFSEEAAVSISVGSSCKSEDVSVSRSWNELPKIVIVQSPDSSENVSDWPGSAFPNLCHWTESESSAEVSDYFEEEHSNGHGQSALEVALACAATVIGTISSPQAAEKFKRDQEATDSKSGGVDNEELPTVSSQLLDDCAGTEYSFPSALCGMTQVASAVAVCGLGETKEEKYPATSSGLLSAAQTSAAITLHCSIAIGSSMEKLNDSIAEALLKETSIILTKPNTYKNVGHFMESINGKIIETAARPRIPHTDEAIRDELAQNLSNIILRHSIEEVRKKKQLHPRSENGSSTQDIFMETANKLLFNVIYFTCKKMNDIRQVEECSPLFSEVTKAEKVTRAEGWSTQAITHGTSPSSLDHSAVKPFGTSYSTSTSKDLGNITNTSKSNMKDVNSKEGATLNSEPTSRHNALVAKTSPKKRYLKRTTRDCYKSPNQSNNHQKKKDYRSFSDRENTFANNECRHGVQEQLSSSATMNAENQAKHKCDAVLNNDVQVSLSLLGNHVLLPSQPVLQVKHSRDKYCITDFAEELAETVVSMATEIAAICLENSNGKQPWFCAWKRGNEYLVTQSLSCRTMKRKKETHTNGSVVRKHRAPRLSEIKRKTDEHPELKERLMNRVVDESINLEDTPDSVNIFANEVAAKIMNLTELSMVDSLWQGPNHPRNRLHCDRWSRAKASSCESIPEEDLDSKASFNTLGLINAFGQPVSQTSSVSKQSSCESITDEFSRFMVNQMENEGRGFDLLLDYYAGKNANNILTSALQQVAKKNGHLNVRPSCPSKQSSTESITEEFYRYMLREIEKENKDNASSPRNSKDWCGSLLSPTLRSPFCFRQSSVPDSRLSGSRLTVNVPVKANSLDGFAHHHQDSLSVQPVSTVASSGLCKSDSCLYQRCKTDQITDMLIHETWASSIESLMRKNKIIAGEAEAEEADQFHSDSPPHVEQYANRLAANIVESGKNSIVVQQDSFDYTSREHMLESKHPQSTTPIQSKPKSDGVNLNEKKEHMKSPGCLPAGQHREVPLIQIETDQRDEPDKDTESLTSWGPSGKEHQGKEKPPEAFDGKHAVSSSLLNSNSPQSKPDAEIIGETKTAEEFPNHLSSSEESTGSWSQLANDEDNPDDTSSYLQLSERSLSELVEEKVFLKEQTENTEESTTGLSVGTANCQKDLLVINFDLEPECPDAELRATLQWIAASELGIPTIYFKKSQENRIEKFLDVVELVRRKSWKVGDIFHAVVQYCKLSEEGREVTPSLFDWLLELG, encoded by the exons ATTCTCTGCAGTAACAGTCTGCTAGAATCAACAGACTACTGGCTGCAGAATCAGAGGACACCATGCCAAATTGGCTTTCTGGAAGACAAGTCAGAAAGCAACTGTGCCTCA GTTTGTTTTGTGAATTTAGATGCAAACAGAGATGACTGCAGTGACGAGCAAGTGAAACAG AGATTGATCAGCGTCTCTCCAAATCTCCCCAAACTCATCAGTTCGATGAACGTACAGCcaccaaaggaaaatgaaatagtCCTGCTGAGTGGATTAGCATCAGGAAACCTTCAGGCCGATTATGAAGTTCCCCAG TGTCCTTGGCTGGCAGATGTCTGCTTGGTTCAGTGTGCGAGGGGGGACAGGAAAAACAGCGCAAGCTGCATCATTTTTGAAATAAACAAGTTTCTGATTGGACTTGAGCTCGTTCAGGAGAAACAGCTGCAGCTAGAAGCTCATGTCTTAAAGCCCGAGGATGACACAAACTGCTCAGTGTCCTCAATAGAAGAAGATTTCCTCACAGCATCTGAGCACCTCGAGGATGACAACGAGGGTGATGAATATAAAACTG gtcATGAAAAAATAAGCGTTTCTGAGGCATCTTCagatgtcaaaaaaaataaaggaaagggaTCTGAAAATCTCCACTACAGAAAAGCCAGGTTGCCATTAATTCCTGAAGGGAACTGCGTTAGTAAAGATAATGCAGCTACTAGACTCTCTGAATCTGTGAATGTTGTGTCTGAAGATGGCATCTCACAACCTGAAGATAAGTCAGACCAGGAAATACCGTGGCAGAAGGAATTAGCTGGAAAAGCTACTTCATCTTTTAGTACCACCAATTTGACTAGTGAGGTTGGAAATTCCTGCTCAGCACATGTGTTAGAAGATGTATCTTTAACCAAAATGGCTAACGGGGAGCTGAGGCCTCTGCATGACCCAACAGCAAAGCACGACAGTCAGACAGATGGAGAGGACTGCGCAGGTATCGGGAAAATGGATCCTCCCTCTCAAGATGAGCAGGTGACTACAGGTCAATATGCCACAAATTTAGCAGAAACTGTTCTGCAAGATGCATTCATTAGACTGTCACAGTCTCAACCCACTTTTAGTGAGGAGGCTGCAGTCAGCATCTCCGTAGGAAGCTCCTGTAAGTCAGAAGATGTATCTGTTTCCCGATCGTGGAATGAACTTCCAAAGATCGTCATAGTGCAAAGTCCAGACAGTTCTGAGAATGTATCTGACTGGCCCGGGTCTGCCTTCCCCAACCTGTGCCACTGGACTGAATCAGAAAGTTCTGCTGAAGTTTCAGATTACTTTGAGGAAGAACATTCAAATGGACATGGCCAGAGCGCACTGGAAGTGGCTCTGGCTTGTGCAGCCACTGTTATTGGAACCATTTCCAGTCCCCAGGCTGCAGAAAAATTCAAAAGGGATCAAGAAGCCACAGACTCTAAAAGCGGAGGGGTTGATAATGAAGAGCTACCCACAGTATCTTCACAGCTACTTGATGACTGCGCTGGCACAGAATATTCATTTCCATCTGCGCTGTGTGGCATGACTCAAGTAGCAAGTGCTGTAGCTGTCTGCGGTCTGGGGGAAACGAAGGAAGAGAAGTACCCTGCAACTTCGAGTGGACTTCTGTCTGCTGCTCAGACTTCTGCAGCCATTACTCTTCATTGTAGCATAGCTATAGGAAGTAGCATGGAGAAGCTAAATGACAGCATTGCAGAGGCACTTCTCAAAGAGACATCAATAATTTTGACAAAACCCAACACATACAAAAATGTAGGGCATTTTATGGAATCcataaatggaaaaattattgaaacagcagcaaggccacGGATTCCACACACTGATGAAGCAATCAGGGATGAGCTTGCACAAAACTTATCCAACATTATTCTACGACATTCTATTGAAGAGGTTAGGAAGAAGAAACAGCTACACCCCCGTTCAGAAAACGGCTCAAGCACACAAGATATTTTCATGGAGACTGCAAACAAGTTGCTTTTTAACGTAATATATTTCACTTGCAAGAAGATGAACGACATAAGACAAGTTGAAGagtgttctcctctcttttccgaggtcacaaaagcagagaaagtaaCAAGAGCAGAAGGATGGTCAACACAAGCAATTACACACGGAACTTCACCCAGCTCCCTTGATCACTCTGCTGTTAAGCCATTTGGTACATCCTACAGCACAAGCACTAGCAAAGATCTTGGAAACATCACGAACACTAGTAAAAGTAATATGAAAGATGTAAATAGCAAGGAAGGTGCCACACTGAATTCAGAACCAACAAGTAGGCATAACGCGCTTGTTGCGAAAACTTCTCCCAAGAAAAGATACCTGAAAAGAACCACGCGAGACTGTTACAAATCCCCAAATCAGAGTAACAATCATCAGAAGAAGAAAGACTACAGATCATTTTCAGACAGAGAAAATACCTTTGCAAACAACGAATGCAGGCATGGTGTTCAAGAGCAGCTGTCTTCCAGTGCCACCATGAATGCAGAAAACCAGGCCAAGCATAAGTGTGATGCCGTGCTAAATAACGACGTTCAGGTTAGCTTGTCTTTATTAGGAAACCATGTCTTGCTTCCTTCTCAGCCTGTGCTACAGGTGAAACATTCAAGGGACAAATACTGTATAACGGATTTTGCAGAAGAATTGGCAGAAACAGTTGTCTCTATGGCAACAGAAATAGCTGCCATTTGTCTTGAAAATTCAAATGGAAAGCAACCATGGTTCTGTGCATGGAAGAGAGGCAATGAGTATCTGGTGACCCAGAGTTTATCATGCAGAAccatgaaaaggaagaaggaaacccACACTAATGGTTCAGTTGTTCGGAAGCACAGGGCACCTAGACTCAGTgagatcaaaagaaaaacagatgagcACCCTGAGCTAAAGGAAAGATTGATGAATCGAGTAGTAGATGAATCTATAAACCTTGAGGACACGCCAGATTCAGTCAATATCTTTGCAAATGAAGTGGCTGCCAAAATCATGAACCTCACCGAACTCTCCATGGTTGACAGCCTCTGGCAAGGTCCAAACCACCCCAGGAACAGGCTGCACTGTGACAGATGGAGCCGAGCCAAGGCCTCAAGCTGTGAGAGCATACCGGAGGAGGACTTGGATTCCAAAGCCTCTTTCAATACCCTCGGCCTAATAAACGCCTTTGGTCAGCCTGTAAGCCAGACAAGTTCTGTCTCAAAGCAGTCTAGCTGTGAAAGCATTACAGATGAATTTTCAAGATTTATGGTGAACCAGATGGAAAACGAAGGAAGAGGTTTTGATTTGTTACTTGATTACTatgcaggaaaaaatgcaaacaacatCTTAACTTCTGCTTTACAACAGGTAGCCAAGAAAAATGGTCATCTTAACGTAAGGCCAAGTTGCCCATCCAAACAGTCCAGTACAGAAAGCATAACAGAAGAATTTTATAGGTATATGttaagagaaatagaaaaagaaaataaagataatgcATCTTCCCCTCGGAATTCAAAGGACTGGTGCGGCAGTTTGCTATCACCCACCCTACGATCACCTTTTTGCTTTAGGCAGTCGTCAGTGCCTGACAGCAGATTATCAGGCTCTAGGCTAACAGTTAACGTCCCAGTTAAGGCAAATTCATTAGATGGATTTGCCCACCATCACCAAGATTCCTTAAGTGTACAGCCAGTCAGTACTGTGGCTTCTTCAGGTCTTTGCAAGTCTGACTCATGCCTGTACCAAAGATGCAAGACCGACCAGATAACAGATATGTTGATTCACGAGACGTGGGCAAGTTCTATTGAGTCTCTAATGCGCAAGAACAAGATCATAGCAGGTGAGGCAGAGGCTGAAGAGGCAGACCAGTTTCACAGTGATTCCCCACCACATGTGGAACAATATGCAAACAGACTGGCTGCAAATATCGTTGAAAGTGGTAAAAATTCGATTGTTGTCCAGCAGGATTCCTTTGATTATACAAGCCGAGAACACATGCTGGAAAGCAAACATCCCCAAAGCACAACTCCGATTCAATCAAAACCCAAAAGCGACGGAGTAAATTTGAATGAGAAAAAAGAGCATATGAAGAGCCCTGGATGCCTCCCTGCAGGTCAGCACAGGGAAGTGCCTTTAATTCAGATAGAAACCGATCAACGAGATGAGCCAGATAAAGACACAGAGTCCTTAACTTCATGGGGTCCTTCTGGAAAGGAGCATCAAGGCAAAGAAAAGCCTCCAGAAGCTTTTGATGGGAAACATGCGGTTTCCAGTTCCCTACTAAATAG CAACAGTCCTCAGAGCAAACCAGATGCTGAAATCATAGGCGAGacaaaaacagctgaagaatTTCCAAACCAtctcagcagcagtgaagaaagcACTGGCAGCTGGTCCCAGCTAGCTAATGATGAGGACAATCCTGACGACACAAGTAGCTACTTGCAACTCAGCGAGCGATCCCTGAG TGAATTAGTagaagaaaaggttttccttaaagaacagacagaaaatacagagG aaagtaCTACTGGGCTTTCGGTGGGAACAGCCAATTGTCAAAAGGACCTACTGGTGATAAACTTTGATCTGGAACCAGAGTGCCCCGATGCAGAGCTGCGAGCCACCCTGCAGTGGATAGCCGCTTCTGAACTTGGAATTCCGACCATCTATTTTAAGAAATCTCAGGAAAACAGAATTGAAAAG tttttagaTGTTGTGGAATTAGTTCGACGGAAATCCTGGAAAGTGGGGGATATCTTTCACGCCGTGGTGCAGTACTGCAAGCTCAGTGAGGAAGGCCGAGAGGTGACGCCCAGCCTGTTTGACTGGCTCCTCGAATTGGGTTAA